From Bacillota bacterium, the proteins below share one genomic window:
- a CDS encoding Fur family transcriptional regulator, with translation MGETSGQHRKEGAVERLRRARRSMTPARRSVIEAMSELSQPFSAGELCDAVAARFPKVGRASVFRTLALLENLGAVQRIHTGGRESYILCESTAHHHHLICTRCGRTEEIQLALDQQMESAAASRGYTHREHIIEIFGLCPECQAAEAAGSGAGRSR, from the coding sequence ATGGGCGAGACCAGCGGTCAGCATCGGAAGGAAGGAGCGGTGGAGCGCCTGCGGCGGGCCCGCCGCTCGATGACGCCGGCGCGCCGTTCGGTGATCGAGGCGATGTCCGAGCTCTCGCAGCCCTTCTCGGCCGGAGAGCTGTGCGACGCGGTGGCTGCCCGCTTTCCGAAGGTCGGCCGCGCCTCCGTCTTCCGGACGCTGGCGCTCCTGGAGAACCTGGGTGCCGTCCAGCGGATCCATACGGGCGGCCGCGAGAGCTACATCCTCTGCGAGTCGACGGCCCATCACCACCACCTGATCTGTACCCGCTGCGGCCGGACCGAGGAGATCCAGCTGGCGCTCGACCAGCAGATGGAGTCGGCAGCGGCCTCCCGCGGCTACACCCACCGGGAGCATATCATCGAGATCTTCGGGCTCTGCCCGGAGTGCCAGGCGGCCGAAGCCGCCGGGAGCGGAGCGGGGAGATCCCGGTAG
- a CDS encoding SCO family protein: MRNGQLGRRRRVGLWLGLAGAALLLVAAAAWRLQLLAPPRFQGELLQPPAQAPDFRLTDTRGRSFDLASLRGKVVLLYFGYTTCPDVCPTTLSDLRQVQERLGADARRVRVLFVTVDPERDTAARMAGYLEPFGFEPAAIGLTGSPGQLQPVWKEYGVYVHKRQAAGAATYLVDHSSYVYLIDPRGQLRLLFSFGTRPEAMLHDVRLILAGR; this comes from the coding sequence GTGCGGAACGGGCAGCTCGGGCGAAGGCGGAGGGTGGGCCTCTGGCTGGGGCTGGCCGGAGCCGCCCTCCTTCTCGTGGCGGCGGCGGCCTGGCGCCTGCAACTGCTGGCGCCTCCCCGCTTCCAGGGCGAGCTTCTCCAGCCGCCTGCGCAGGCTCCGGATTTCCGGCTGACCGACACGCGGGGGAGGAGCTTCGACCTCGCGTCGCTGCGCGGGAAGGTGGTCCTGCTCTACTTCGGCTACACGACCTGCCCGGACGTCTGCCCCACCACCCTCTCCGACCTGCGCCAGGTCCAGGAGCGGCTGGGGGCCGACGCCCGGCGGGTGCGCGTGCTCTTCGTCACCGTCGATCCCGAGCGGGACACGGCCGCCCGCATGGCGGGCTACCTGGAGCCCTTCGGCTTCGAGCCGGCCGCCATCGGCCTGACGGGAAGCCCTGGGCAGCTGCAGCCGGTCTGGAAGGAGTACGGGGTCTACGTCCACAAGCGGCAGGCCGCCGGTGCCGCCACCTACCTGGTCGACCACTCGTCCTACGTCTATCTGATCGACCCGCGCGGTCAGCTCAGGCTTCTCTTCTCCTTCGGCACCCGGCCGGAGGCGATGCTGCACGACGTCCGTCTCATCCTGGCCGGGCGCTAG
- a CDS encoding copper chaperone PCu(A)C, giving the protein MEARPRWMRRAAVAAVASLLLLAGCAARAASPASGKNSLRLRQAWARAAEAGQNAAVYLTIENPTGQADRLLDVRTDVAGRAELHQSRMNGGVMEMQPVTGGLEVGAGKSLSLAPGGYHIMLFDLRRSLRPGDRFQLQLRFRRAGLVEVPVEVRSAAAAMPGM; this is encoded by the coding sequence ATGGAAGCACGTCCACGGTGGATGCGACGGGCCGCGGTGGCGGCGGTCGCCTCGCTCCTGCTCCTGGCGGGTTGCGCCGCCCGGGCCGCCTCGCCCGCCTCCGGAAAGAACTCGCTTCGCCTCCGCCAGGCCTGGGCGCGGGCCGCCGAAGCCGGCCAGAACGCCGCCGTCTACCTGACCATCGAGAACCCCACCGGCCAGGCGGACCGGCTGCTCGACGTCCGCACCGACGTGGCCGGCCGCGCCGAGCTCCACCAGAGCAGGATGAACGGCGGGGTGATGGAGATGCAGCCGGTCACCGGCGGGCTGGAGGTGGGCGCCGGAAAGAGCCTCTCGCTGGCGCCGGGCGGCTACCACATCATGCTCTTCGACCTGCGGAGGAGCCTCCGGCCGGGCGACCGTTTCCAGCTCCAGCTCCGCTTCCGGCGGGCCGGCCTCGTCGAGGTGCCCGTGGAGGTGCGGAGCGCGGCGGCCGCCATGCCGGGGATGTGA
- a CDS encoding CopD family protein, with translation MEVRRGAAPAPGPAGPLWEGLRWASATGAFALAALASWHLLQAVSMEPPDPASSLLVALRALAFALWIAPPFVASRLGGSPAAAPYRPISLSAGLGYLLADAALTWVRVAGVLGTPFPPGQPGALLFLEATRYGRLWLLRLALAGVAWLLEWRRAAPGWIQTGLLLALSVLVALGAHAGSSPRPWLAVPADVLHQWAVGVWLGGVLLLSLVERPRRLRQGRELTREELGRFSGLAARALALVVLSGLVSATDRFLPLPDPLRSDYGHALLVKLGFWALALLAAGSHRFWTARRLESADAARQRPRPGRLFARALRFEAAALLLVLLATGVLTGSSPPDPEEPLPGYALAWTLEQPALPLWAALVGVGLAAVVAVPVRARRPHAAAFALPGLLLAGGALLVANPGWVLGRPAPSRYQASETAGPYRLELRVSPAVIGRNQLALTVLSRGRPVDGLAVQAEVESLDMEMGTATVRLAPGGSGRYTGSTDAFSMAGGWQVVLTLRSSARPGAAAAGRPAAEGPSFQARFQLSVAPPGASPDCSWAIDPALRPRRTDLGAPVYAIAPSPRSAATLLVGTGDGAVWSRDGGRSWHRVALARGRAVEAAAIAPDGRTWYLGAGDRFWLSTDGGVHWRAGRAPGRSVAAILPSPWHPGGLWAATEAGIAYSPDRGRSWRLLAGSPQLRGVIALAADPDRTGRLFAGGAEGLLRSDDGGRSWRLVERRARLAYRILVLPRSVVWAAAMDSGAWVSHDGGGSWEEADQGIFVKGLMGLAAWEGGRQLVAGSMGGGLARSRDGGSTWQTVACPTATVFYLTGGESRGRPLIWVGDSRGLLRLEPQP, from the coding sequence GTGGAGGTGCGGAGGGGGGCTGCGCCGGCTCCGGGCCCGGCCGGGCCGCTCTGGGAGGGGCTCCGGTGGGCGTCGGCGACGGGCGCCTTCGCCCTCGCCGCCCTGGCCAGCTGGCATCTCCTCCAGGCGGTCAGCATGGAGCCGCCCGATCCGGCCAGCAGCCTTCTGGTCGCCTTGCGGGCGCTGGCCTTCGCGCTCTGGATCGCGCCGCCCTTCGTCGCCTCGCGGCTCGGCGGTTCCCCGGCGGCAGCACCCTACCGCCCGATCTCCCTTTCCGCCGGCCTCGGCTATCTGCTGGCGGACGCGGCGCTCACCTGGGTCCGGGTCGCCGGCGTGCTGGGTACTCCCTTCCCGCCGGGTCAGCCGGGGGCGCTGCTCTTCCTGGAGGCCACGCGCTACGGGCGTCTCTGGCTTCTCCGCCTGGCCCTGGCCGGGGTGGCGTGGCTGCTGGAGTGGAGGCGGGCTGCGCCCGGCTGGATCCAGACCGGTCTCCTCCTCGCGCTGAGCGTCCTGGTGGCGCTCGGCGCCCACGCCGGCTCGAGCCCCCGCCCGTGGCTGGCCGTCCCGGCGGATGTGCTCCACCAGTGGGCCGTCGGCGTCTGGCTGGGCGGCGTGCTCCTCCTGAGCCTGGTCGAGCGGCCGCGCCGCCTGCGCCAGGGGCGCGAGCTGACCCGCGAGGAGCTCGGCCGCTTCTCGGGCCTGGCGGCGCGGGCGCTGGCGCTGGTGGTCCTGAGCGGGCTCGTCTCCGCCACCGACCGCTTCCTGCCGCTGCCCGACCCGCTCCGGTCGGACTACGGTCACGCCCTGCTGGTCAAGCTGGGTTTCTGGGCGCTCGCGCTCCTTGCGGCAGGGAGCCACCGCTTCTGGACCGCGCGGCGACTGGAGAGCGCCGACGCCGCGCGCCAGAGGCCGCGGCCCGGGCGTCTCTTCGCCCGCGCGCTGCGCTTCGAGGCGGCCGCCCTGCTCCTGGTCCTTCTCGCTACCGGGGTGTTGACGGGAAGCTCGCCTCCTGACCCCGAAGAGCCGCTTCCCGGCTATGCGCTCGCCTGGACGCTGGAGCAGCCGGCCCTTCCGCTCTGGGCGGCGCTGGTCGGCGTCGGTCTGGCCGCCGTGGTGGCCGTGCCGGTCCGCGCCCGCCGCCCCCACGCTGCCGCCTTCGCCCTCCCGGGGCTCCTCCTGGCGGGAGGTGCCCTGCTGGTGGCCAACCCGGGCTGGGTGCTGGGCCGCCCGGCCCCCAGTCGCTACCAGGCGTCCGAAACCGCCGGTCCCTACCGGCTCGAGCTCCGGGTCTCCCCCGCCGTGATCGGCCGGAACCAGCTGGCGCTCACCGTCCTCTCGCGGGGCCGTCCGGTGGACGGGCTCGCCGTGCAGGCGGAGGTGGAGAGCCTCGACATGGAGATGGGCACGGCCACCGTCCGTCTCGCGCCCGGCGGCTCCGGCCGCTACACGGGGTCGACCGACGCCTTCAGCATGGCAGGCGGTTGGCAGGTGGTGCTCACGCTCCGCTCGAGCGCCCGCCCGGGTGCGGCGGCAGCGGGGAGACCGGCCGCGGAAGGCCCGTCGTTCCAGGCCAGATTCCAGCTGTCCGTGGCGCCGCCCGGCGCCTCCCCCGACTGCAGCTGGGCCATCGATCCCGCCCTCCGGCCGCGGCGGACCGACCTCGGCGCCCCGGTCTACGCGATCGCGCCCTCGCCTCGCTCGGCCGCCACACTCCTGGTGGGCACGGGGGACGGCGCCGTCTGGAGCCGGGACGGCGGCCGGAGCTGGCACCGGGTGGCGCTTGCCCGCGGCCGGGCGGTGGAGGCGGCCGCCATCGCCCCGGACGGGCGCACCTGGTACCTGGGCGCGGGCGACCGGTTCTGGCTCTCCACCGACGGGGGTGTCCACTGGCGGGCGGGGCGCGCGCCCGGCCGCTCGGTGGCCGCGATCCTTCCCTCGCCCTGGCATCCGGGCGGCCTCTGGGCCGCCACCGAGGCGGGAATCGCCTACAGCCCGGACCGGGGTCGCAGCTGGCGGCTGCTCGCCGGGTCTCCCCAGCTTCGAGGCGTGATCGCTCTGGCGGCCGACCCGGACCGAACCGGAAGGCTCTTCGCAGGGGGCGCCGAGGGTCTCCTCCGCTCGGACGACGGCGGGCGGAGCTGGCGGCTGGTCGAGAGGCGCGCCAGGCTCGCCTACCGCATCCTGGTGCTGCCGCGCTCGGTCGTCTGGGCCGCAGCCATGGACTCCGGCGCCTGGGTGAGCCACGACGGTGGGGGGAGCTGGGAGGAGGCGGACCAGGGTATCTTCGTCAAAGGCCTGATGGGTCTGGCCGCCTGGGAGGGCGGCCGGCAGCTCGTGGCCGGATCCATGGGCGGCGGTCTCGCCCGGAGCCGGGACGGCGGCAGCACCTGGCAGACGGTGGCCTGTCCCACCGCCACCGTCTTCTACCTGACCGGAGGAGAGAGTCGCGGCAGGCCCCTGATCTGGGTGGGCGACTCCCGCGGCCTGCTCCGCCTCGAACCGCAGCCCTGA
- a CDS encoding response regulator transcription factor, whose protein sequence is MPEPVRTLVVDDSALARRAIRTVLEEAPDFAVVGEAASGEEALRVAGELAPDLVLMDVRMPGIGGIEATRRLRALSPSSVVVILSVSSDVADLFQAIRNGAQGYLLKNLDPGHWIEYLRQVVSQGMPISREIAALIVAEFASTNPAPSPGGDEAAPPLTERETQVLRLTAAGLQNDEIARRLHLSPATVKNHLRNILAKLHLRNRTQLASYAYGSGLVRPPRGRPAQPTS, encoded by the coding sequence GTGCCTGAACCGGTCCGGACGCTGGTGGTGGACGACAGCGCCCTCGCCCGCCGCGCCATCCGCACGGTGTTGGAGGAGGCGCCCGACTTCGCGGTGGTGGGCGAGGCGGCCTCGGGGGAGGAGGCGCTGCGCGTGGCCGGGGAGCTGGCGCCGGACCTGGTGCTGATGGACGTGCGCATGCCGGGCATCGGCGGCATCGAGGCGACGCGCCGGCTTCGCGCCCTCTCGCCCAGCTCGGTGGTGGTCATCCTGAGCGTCTCCAGCGACGTGGCCGACCTCTTCCAGGCGATCCGCAACGGCGCCCAGGGCTACCTCCTGAAGAACCTGGACCCGGGCCACTGGATCGAGTACCTGCGCCAGGTGGTCTCGCAGGGCATGCCGATCTCGCGCGAGATCGCCGCCCTGATCGTGGCCGAGTTCGCCTCCACCAACCCCGCGCCCTCGCCCGGCGGGGACGAGGCCGCCCCGCCGCTGACCGAGCGCGAGACGCAGGTGCTGCGCCTGACCGCCGCCGGTCTCCAGAACGACGAGATCGCCCGGCGGCTCCACCTCTCGCCGGCGACGGTGAAGAACCACCTGCGCAACATCCTGGCCAAGCTGCACCTGCGCAACCGGACGCAGCTGGCCTCGTACGCCTACGGAAGCGGTCTGGTCCGTCCGCCCCGGGGGCGTCCCGCACAACCCACCTCGTGA
- a CDS encoding cytochrome c oxidase assembly protein, translating to MRGRAWRRPTLELAAGGLRLRHPRLGLAFLMLLVLAGAAVYRFLPPASRATPSQALRVQVIGHTWWWEFRYPQYGFVTANELHIPVGRPVALEVRSADVIHSFWVQDLVGQLTADPWRPDQGLMVARRAGVYWGECKQLCGLNEANMRLRVVAESPSDFARWVASHRHPVGLRGLGGEALAGWRLFDGSAGCSSCHTIDGTPAQGKAGPNLTGIGDRLGVGAMALVPADEAHLAAWLRDPAGVKPGTTMRLPRKLQAQEIDAIVAFLRTQRTYASPVTRAALEDPSRLVGTDIRTVLLTGPWRSDAPVWLPAVLLAAAYGLGGYRLRARSPRPALPAWRALAWFGGLAAGVAAVESPVDALADHLMTFHMVEHNLLIMVAAPLLLLGAPLAVLPWALPEGARRRLAPRLAQHAGRLAARVAERPWPGWFAFHTLLLLWHAPLFYNLAEGAVWVHDAEHLTFLLTALLLWAPAVGLLPGRRGRFGPGVGVAYFGFAFLVGETIPIWFLFSPTPIYSFYASFAQPWIYGLPVMLDQQLAGAVMMGFGLFFGLATLVELALLLGRLEAEPAGGEARG from the coding sequence GTGCGCGGCAGGGCTTGGCGCCGTCCGACGCTTGAGCTGGCAGCCGGGGGCCTCCGTCTCCGTCACCCCCGCCTCGGGCTGGCCTTCCTCATGCTTCTCGTCCTGGCCGGCGCGGCCGTCTACCGCTTCCTCCCCCCGGCCTCCCGGGCGACGCCCTCGCAGGCGCTCCGCGTCCAGGTGATCGGCCACACCTGGTGGTGGGAGTTCCGCTACCCGCAGTACGGCTTCGTCACGGCCAACGAGCTGCACATCCCGGTGGGCAGGCCGGTGGCGTTGGAGGTCCGCTCGGCCGACGTGATCCACAGCTTCTGGGTGCAGGACCTGGTCGGCCAGCTGACCGCCGACCCCTGGAGGCCCGACCAGGGCCTGATGGTGGCGCGGCGCGCCGGCGTCTACTGGGGTGAGTGCAAGCAGCTCTGCGGGCTCAACGAGGCCAACATGCGCCTGCGCGTGGTGGCGGAGTCGCCCTCCGACTTCGCCCGCTGGGTCGCCTCGCACCGGCATCCGGTGGGGCTCCGCGGCCTGGGGGGCGAGGCGCTGGCCGGCTGGCGGCTCTTCGACGGGTCGGCGGGATGCAGCAGCTGCCATACCATCGACGGCACGCCGGCCCAGGGCAAGGCGGGGCCCAATCTGACGGGGATCGGCGACCGGCTGGGCGTGGGCGCCATGGCGCTGGTGCCGGCCGACGAGGCGCACCTGGCCGCCTGGCTGCGCGACCCGGCGGGGGTGAAGCCGGGTACCACCATGCGGCTGCCCAGGAAGCTGCAGGCGCAGGAGATCGACGCCATCGTCGCCTTCCTCCGCACCCAGCGCACCTATGCCAGTCCGGTGACGCGCGCCGCGCTGGAGGACCCTTCGCGCCTGGTGGGCACCGACATCCGCACGGTCCTCCTCACCGGCCCCTGGCGGTCCGACGCCCCCGTCTGGCTGCCCGCCGTGCTGCTGGCGGCCGCCTACGGGCTCGGCGGGTACCGGCTCCGCGCGAGGAGCCCGAGGCCGGCGCTGCCCGCCTGGCGCGCGCTGGCCTGGTTCGGCGGCCTGGCGGCGGGGGTGGCGGCGGTGGAGTCGCCCGTGGACGCGCTGGCCGACCACCTGATGACCTTCCACATGGTGGAACACAACCTGCTGATCATGGTCGCGGCGCCGCTCCTGCTGCTGGGCGCGCCGCTGGCGGTCCTTCCCTGGGCGCTGCCCGAGGGGGCGCGCCGCCGCCTGGCGCCAAGGCTCGCGCAGCATGCGGGCCGGCTGGCGGCCCGCGTCGCGGAGCGGCCGTGGCCTGGCTGGTTCGCCTTCCACACGCTGCTGCTCCTCTGGCACGCGCCGCTCTTCTACAACCTGGCGGAGGGCGCCGTCTGGGTGCACGACGCGGAGCACCTGACCTTCCTCCTCACGGCGCTCCTCCTCTGGGCGCCGGCGGTGGGGCTCCTGCCGGGCCGGCGGGGGCGCTTCGGGCCGGGGGTGGGCGTCGCCTACTTCGGCTTCGCCTTCCTGGTCGGGGAGACCATCCCCATCTGGTTCCTGTTCAGTCCCACGCCCATTTACAGCTTTTACGCGAGCTTCGCCCAGCCCTGGATCTACGGCCTCCCGGTGATGCTGGACCAGCAGCTGGCGGGGGCGGTGATGATGGGCTTCGGCCTCTTCTTCGGCCTGGCCACCCTGGTCGAGCTGGCGCTCCTGCTCGGGCGGCTGGAGGCGGAGCCCGCGGGAGGTGAGGCACGGGGATGA
- a CDS encoding copper resistance protein CopC produces the protein MRGSMHHPRPRLAALLLAVALAAFVPLQAVSAHAHLVRSDPAPGSVLDHSPAAVTATFGEEIEPSFSSMTVVDAGGHPVTSGPSHVLAGNRSMQVPLKPDLPPGVYTVDWQNLSSDGHKLSGSFTFRVASSSASGSGSASAGSTPPTGAAPASAGGAGASGAGAQPAREAAATRPAGSPVLWAAVGFVAGGVAVFLVDRWLRR, from the coding sequence ATGCGAGGAAGCATGCACCACCCGCGGCCGCGGCTCGCCGCGCTCCTTCTGGCCGTGGCGCTGGCCGCCTTCGTTCCGCTGCAGGCGGTCTCGGCGCACGCCCACCTGGTCCGGTCCGATCCCGCCCCCGGCAGCGTGCTCGACCACTCCCCGGCCGCCGTCACCGCCACCTTCGGCGAGGAGATCGAGCCCTCGTTCTCCTCGATGACGGTCGTCGACGCGGGGGGCCATCCGGTCACCTCGGGACCGAGCCACGTCCTGGCCGGGAACCGGTCGATGCAGGTGCCGCTCAAGCCGGACCTGCCGCCCGGCGTCTACACGGTCGACTGGCAGAACCTCTCCAGCGACGGCCACAAGCTGAGCGGAAGCTTCACCTTCCGCGTCGCCTCCTCTTCGGCCTCCGGCTCGGGCTCCGCTTCCGCCGGCTCGACGCCGCCGACCGGTGCGGCCCCCGCCTCCGCCGGTGGGGCGGGCGCGAGTGGGGCGGGTGCCCAGCCCGCGCGGGAAGCGGCCGCCACCCGGCCCGCGGGGAGCCCGGTGCTCTGGGCGGCGGTCGGCTTCGTCGCCGGCGGCGTCGCGGTCTTCCTCGTCGACCGGTGGTTGCGGCGATAG
- a CDS encoding EAL domain-containing protein has translation MTVEEVLSSNGIRTLLQPLVRAADGVVYGYEALSRGPAGSPLEAAEALWRAAEAEDRVIELDYACRHAALRAKRRWFPDAGTLFLNVDPLVVRSPSFRLGVTHRWLDEMAIDPAQVVFEITERRLIDDYQAFRRALHIYREQGYRIAVDDVGAGYSSLRTVAEIEPHFLKIDMSLVRGVDGDRARRAVVRALVGLAHSLGAMAVAEGVETAGELEAVGEMGVDLLQGFLLAEPAEEPPRPAPAVLGRLRPMAAGSGEAGSPGFAARG, from the coding sequence ATGACCGTGGAAGAAGTCCTCTCTTCGAACGGGATCCGGACGCTGCTCCAACCGCTGGTGCGCGCAGCCGACGGGGTCGTCTACGGTTACGAGGCGCTCAGCCGGGGTCCGGCCGGCTCGCCGCTGGAGGCGGCGGAGGCGCTCTGGCGCGCCGCGGAGGCCGAGGACCGCGTCATCGAACTGGACTATGCCTGCCGCCATGCCGCGCTGCGCGCCAAACGGCGCTGGTTCCCCGACGCCGGCACGCTCTTTCTGAACGTCGACCCGCTGGTCGTGCGCTCGCCCTCCTTCCGCCTGGGCGTGACCCACCGCTGGCTCGACGAGATGGCCATCGACCCGGCCCAGGTGGTCTTCGAGATCACCGAGCGGCGGCTTATCGACGACTACCAGGCCTTCCGGCGGGCGCTGCACATCTACCGCGAGCAGGGCTACCGGATCGCGGTGGACGACGTCGGCGCGGGCTATTCGAGCCTGCGGACGGTGGCGGAGATCGAGCCCCACTTCCTCAAGATCGACATGTCGCTGGTGCGGGGGGTGGATGGGGACCGCGCCCGGCGGGCGGTAGTCCGCGCCCTGGTCGGTCTCGCCCATTCCCTGGGAGCGATGGCGGTGGCGGAGGGCGTGGAGACGGCGGGCGAGCTGGAAGCGGTCGGGGAGATGGGGGTCGATCTGCTCCAGGGCTTCCTCCTGGCCGAGCCGGCGGAGGAGCCGCCGCGGCCGGCACCCGCGGTGCTGGGCCGGCTGCGGCCGATGGCCGCGGGCAGCGGGGAGGCGGGCTCACCGGGCTTCGCCGCACGGGGCTAG
- a CDS encoding histidine kinase — MTRETAAFIPGRILWPAILLPAAMAGGFEFLRHGLPLFERMPTPLGNLATGALALLGSLVYFRVVLRLMARWIRRAEAERAARLALEQREAVAAELHDRVLQALFFLGVELRHLRQRAPEELSGAMDDVLAALGEVDAEVRRALRRLRASEEEAADEAGDDLSRVMEEVLLGSGILLRCEPPLPAPLPLRAAERRRLAAIVREALVNVRKHARAQTVRVGWNEEVPGRFLLTIADDGVGFDPERVPRGFGLALMRRRAAEAGWELALESAPGRGTELRLRGGPLAVREPRVEAAGGA; from the coding sequence ATGACGAGGGAAACCGCCGCCTTCATCCCGGGGCGCATTCTCTGGCCGGCCATCCTTCTCCCCGCGGCGATGGCCGGCGGCTTCGAATTCCTCCGGCACGGCCTGCCGCTCTTCGAGCGGATGCCGACGCCGCTGGGCAACCTGGCGACGGGGGCGCTGGCCCTGCTGGGCAGCCTCGTCTACTTCCGCGTCGTCCTCCGGCTGATGGCGCGCTGGATCCGGCGGGCGGAGGCGGAGCGCGCGGCGCGGCTGGCGCTGGAGCAGCGCGAGGCGGTGGCGGCGGAGCTGCACGACCGGGTCCTGCAGGCGCTCTTCTTCCTGGGCGTGGAGCTGCGCCACCTCCGCCAGAGGGCGCCGGAGGAGCTGAGCGGCGCGATGGACGACGTGCTGGCCGCCCTGGGGGAGGTGGACGCGGAGGTGCGCCGGGCCCTCCGGCGCCTGCGCGCGTCCGAGGAGGAAGCGGCCGACGAGGCGGGGGACGACCTCTCCCGCGTCATGGAAGAGGTCCTCCTGGGATCCGGCATCCTCCTCCGCTGCGAGCCGCCCCTCCCCGCCCCGCTCCCGCTGCGAGCCGCGGAGCGCCGCCGGCTGGCGGCCATCGTGCGCGAGGCGCTGGTCAACGTGAGGAAGCACGCCCGGGCGCAGACGGTCCGCGTCGGCTGGAACGAAGAGGTGCCCGGGCGCTTCCTGCTCACCATCGCCGACGACGGCGTGGGCTTCGATCCGGAGCGGGTGCCGCGCGGGTTCGGGCTCGCCCTGATGCGCCGGCGGGCGGCGGAGGCGGGCTGGGAGCTGGCGCTGGAGAGCGCGCCGGGCCGCGGGACGGAGCTCCGACTGCGCGGCGGCCCTCTCGCCGTGCGGGAGCCGCGCGTGGAGGCGGCGGGCGGTGCCTGA
- a CDS encoding carbon-nitrogen hydrolase family protein: protein MALRVAVGQFRSLPDKEANLERMESFARSAARAGAELLLFPEGAMAPFDDEAAPRLPEWAEELDGPFARRLAEMARRYGLLLVAGLLERPAGAGDAAGGRRVYNTAVAWGPDGRRLAAYRKIHLFDALGSLESDRFLAGEEEPPVFDWSPREGARLRLGLAICYDVRFPEVSRRLAERGAELLLLPSAWVRGLLKEEQWELLVRARALENTCYVLAADQVGGPYCGRSLLADPMGLAAAAAGEEEALLLADVDPGRVRRVREKLPVLRHRRPELYRRWQAGTAEGTEA from the coding sequence GTGGCTTTGCGCGTAGCCGTCGGCCAGTTCCGCTCGCTTCCCGACAAGGAGGCGAACCTGGAGCGGATGGAGAGCTTCGCCCGCTCGGCGGCCCGAGCGGGCGCCGAGCTGCTCCTCTTCCCGGAAGGCGCCATGGCGCCCTTCGACGACGAGGCGGCCCCGCGTCTGCCCGAGTGGGCGGAGGAGCTGGACGGGCCCTTCGCCCGGCGCCTGGCGGAGATGGCGCGGCGGTACGGCCTTCTCCTGGTGGCCGGGCTCCTCGAGCGGCCGGCCGGGGCCGGCGACGCGGCCGGCGGGCGGCGCGTCTACAACACGGCGGTCGCCTGGGGCCCCGACGGCAGGCGCCTGGCCGCCTACCGGAAGATCCACCTCTTCGACGCGCTGGGGAGCCTGGAGTCCGACCGCTTCCTCGCGGGGGAGGAGGAGCCGCCCGTCTTCGACTGGAGCCCGCGGGAGGGGGCGCGGCTCCGCCTGGGCCTCGCGATCTGCTACGACGTTCGCTTCCCGGAGGTGAGTCGCCGCCTGGCGGAGCGGGGTGCGGAGCTGCTGCTCCTCCCCTCGGCCTGGGTGCGCGGCCTTCTGAAAGAGGAGCAGTGGGAGCTGCTGGTGCGCGCGAGGGCGCTGGAGAATACCTGCTACGTGCTGGCCGCGGACCAGGTGGGCGGCCCCTACTGCGGCCGGAGCCTCCTGGCCGATCCGATGGGCCTGGCCGCGGCGGCTGCGGGCGAGGAGGAAGCGCTGCTCCTGGCGGACGTCGATCCGGGCCGGGTGCGGCGGGTGCGCGAGAAGCTGCCGGTCCTCCGCCACCGGCGGCCGGAGCTCTACCGGCGCTGGCAGGCGGGAACGGCGGAGGGGACGGAGGCGTAG